The DNA window gtgatctgcCCAACCCTGTTCTCCAGTGGGGTCTCTCCGGGTCACCCAGATtctctaaaatgggtgcaggttgcggcgtcagctgatcggttccgcaaaatggaacacgccagatcacgacccagaaacgggttacgctaataTCAACTAAATTGAAGTAAACAATGGATGTATTCCCTTGTCGCATTGATTATCAAGGATTtgtctgtatatttatttatcaGCCATCATATTTTCATTAAATAGAAAGTGGTACATTTTGTGGTACATTTTTAAAATTTAGTGGTACGAATGGTACTTTTTCAGTGCAACATGcggtacatttttttctttcgagGTGGCAACACTGGCAGGGAGAGAGAGCCGTGCTGCGGTACAGAAGAGACGTGTGCTGCCCGCTTGTGTGTGCCCTGCCCCTGTGTGCCTTGCCCGCTTTTGTGAGCCCTGTGCTGTGTCTGCCCCCCTCTGagtactgggagttactgtgcctCGTAAACCAGTGTTCTGTGCGTGTTGAAGCTGTTCAGTAAAGTAGAAAACCTACACTGTGAGCCTCTTTGCCCTGCCTTGTCCGCTCGTGGTGTGTTGGCGGCCTTGGGGAGTGTGGCCTCGTGGTGTGTCTTGCTGTTCTGGAGTGTTCACGACCCGCGTGcggtggtctggggttgaggcacaccgTCTGCCCGTGCTTGGGGTGTGGTGTgcgggccggtggtgtaacatttggtgtcacaggtagggatgggcaagtaccgttaatttgagtaccggtagtaccggtaccgaaaactcaggtaccgttagtaccggtacagGTACccgtacccgaaggagtatttttttcatctcaatgatttctgatgaaattcccaaataaatttcctgtaaagaaatctctctctctctctctctctctctctctctctctctctctctctctgaatgaagtgaatatttattttttcgataaaaaaatagcatgtatagttattatggatgtactcgatcatagtctaataacaatatcaatatttattagcaacctaaaaaagaaaaagaatcggacatgaagaattatccagtaactccaataaataaataaaataataaaataatggaaacgggagctgtgatggaaacggaaagcaggacaaaatggtgggaacttggggggacggtcagcgaggcagtgactcagcgtctccatacagggcccataccgcgtgatgccacatggaggcgggcaggcgagcgccgagcgttactaagatccagacggtagcggtactagcggcaatgcgcagtgccgagtgatcatgacgcttcccggcaccaaagtgatcatgaggcttcgcggtaccaggtaccggtatgtggtaccgcgaggaatcgattcctcgcggtaccaggtaccggtaccgggtaccgcgaggaatcgattcctcgcggtacccggtaccggtacctggtaccgagaAGTCTCATaatcacttgggtgccgggaagcgtcatgatcactcggcactgcgcattgccgctagtaccggtaccgtctggatcttagtgacgctcggcgctcacccgcccgcctccatgtggcatcacgcggtatgggccatgtatggagacgctgagtcactgcctcgctgaccgtccccccaggctcccaccattttgtcctgctttctctctctctctctctctctctctctctctctctctctctctctctctctctctgtctgaatgaagtgaatatttattttttcgataaaaaaatagcatgtatagttattatggatgtactcgatcatagtctaataacaataacaatatttagtagcaacctaaaaaaaaaaatcggacatgaagaattatcaataaatccaataaataaattcgagcaatctggtaccggtaccgtaccgtttagctggtaccgttagtaccggtactggtaccggtacctgcccacccctagtcaTAGGAGTGAGGATTAGTGAACAGTGAACAGTGAGGCTCGCCGTGTCTTCATGGCGTCTCAGGATGGCCGCCGTGAAGACGAGGAggcgggcaaggccgaggctggtGCGGGAGAGTTTACACCGAGCGAGATGGACTTcatcgctgccatgctggccagtatgaggGAGGAATTGGATAaaagggcagacgagagggccaGAAGGCTAGACGAGAtagcacgcgagcaggctcagagaacagaagagagggcATGCGAGCAAGCTCGGAGGGCAGAAGagcaggcccgccatcttgccgagaTTATCCTGTGCAGTTTCTCGTCTCTGAAAGTGGAAACGCAGCCATGCACGGACCGGGCCTGCGACAGCGtgaggagtgaacggctggaggaggtgcagcaGACCTTGGAAGGCGAGGTTCAGGGCCTGAGGGAGGAAGTTGTGGCGGAgaggcagcagcgagaggtggcaggCCGTACATGGAGGAACGGGGCTCAGTTCTGGCGGGGAGCGCCAGGGCGGCGGTCCagctggagcctggtagcgtcgtggtgGAGCCAGTtactgccgcaggaggttggggagccaacAGAGCCGCTCCCTCGGGTCCAGCCGGCGCCGAAGTCGGACCCATTCACCCCGCCTGGTGGCCTCCatcaacccctccctcccctccatgccggccggctcgcaggtcacgtggtggccagcatgtcaggccgccccaaggtcctctcggcgctccccgccaagcggcctggctcgtccactgagccccgtagcgctgttgCCAACTGCAGCGCCTACTcagcctcgccccagccctgggcagcagctagcatctcgaactgggcctcccatgccagcttcccgtcgtgctccgctggCTCAAGCCTCCCTGAGCGTCGGGAGGCTGAGGGGCCGCAGCGGGAAGAGGGCGGACCACGTGAGCTGCAAGCCGGCCAGCATGctggagagggaggcggtgagagaggcaacgaggcggaGTTAATGGGTCCGAccccagcaccagctggacccaagggagcaGCTCCGACTgttccccagcctcctgcagcctccaccggctccgccacgacgccaccaggcttcacGTGGAGCCCAGCCAGTCCGCCACCACGGCGCCCGTCGCCAGCACACGtgactcttcctgttcctccgcgCACGACGGTGCCACCTCTCGTCGCCGCCTCTCCGAACGGCAGGAAGTGAGGGGCTGCAATGGAGAGAGAGCGGACcacgtgacctgcgagccggccggcatggaggggagggaggggttgatGGAGGCCACCAGGCGGGGTGAATGGGTCCGACTTCGGCGCCGGCTGGACCCGAGGGAGCGGCTCTgttggctccccaacctcctgcgcggaggaacaggaagagtcaCGTGTGCTGGCGACGGGCGCCGTGGTGGCGGACTGGCTGGGCTCCACgtgaagcctggtggcgtcgtggcggagccggtggaggctgcaggaggctggggaacAGTCGGAGCtgctcccttgggtccagctggtgctggggTCGGACCCATTAACtccgcctcgttgcctctctcaccgcctccctctccagCATGCTGGCCGGCTTGCAGCTCACGTGGTCCGCCCTCTTCCCGCTGCGGCCCCTCAGCCTCCCGACGCTCAGGGAGGCTTGAGccagcggagcacgacgggaagctggcatgggaggcccagttcgagatgctagctgctgcccagggctggggcgaggctgAGTAGGCGCTGCAGTTGGcaacagcgctacggggctcagtggacgagccaggccgcttggcggggagcgccgagaggaccttggggcggcctgacatgctggccaccacacgactccaggacgcgccacagaggctgtgtggcgtcacggggcactgcgtgcagtccaagggcccagtggaggctcgtaccggcgtgggcagcgctgtggagcgccggccggtgGACGTCGCCCATCGAgatgctgggcctcgactacctgacgcagggcgAGGCATGTGCCGACtgtggacgggagctggagaggctgcgcggacaagCGTTTTTGCTCCCAGAggttggctgtgcagaggtagtcgcggtggagcgactgcaccttgccccggggacggaggccagggtcgtgtgttgccggtcgggcgcgatgccagcggaaggcacggtggagtccacggagggcctgcagctggctgatggtgtggcagccggacagtctcgaaggagcgggggaggagtcagtcacggtgctggtggctaactcctccgacgaggctcggaaagtacccgctaCACCGTCTGCCCGTGCTTGGGGTGTGGGGTGCGGGCCGTTGGTGTAACAAtactataattcttgtttcgactttcgacatttgcttcgtaaatacgaacttcacgcaggaattagtttggcggggaggaagaatactcagagaaaggacaatatgagcgtatCTCACTTCTTTTTTATCACAGCCaggtaaatacggaaggggaaagggaggagagtgacagagtgagtcatgaaaaaaataccgatagaggatgtaagaagggagaacaagggaaagtagtggaggaaacagggagagataaagaggatgaaaacaagaagggtgtggggagggagggacagtcatgtcaggtcctgagggagagtcaggtgaggtcctgagagagagtcaggtcagggccttagtcaggacatgacctgactctcacttccgcccctccttccccacaccctttccatttcaccttctgtgtgtgtgtgtgtgtgtgtgtgtatttacctagttgtattcacctagttgtgacatacggataaagagctacgctcgcgctgtcccgtttccgtatccgctcttatccaatttttccttaattaaaatcatgaatgtttcttgcacaaaccacctcctcctccagtccattccacagctcaatgcttctgtttgggaagctaaactttttcacatctcgcctacacgtggtcgccttcaacttctttccatgtcctctcgtttctctctcgctccacaaaCACAGGttctctctgtccagattctccacacCGCTCGCCatcctgtacaccgctatcaggtctcctctttctcttcttctttccagggttgtgagccccatgctattgagtctcttcgtaagtccgatccctaagttccggtaccatcttagttgccattctctgtactctttcgagctttcttatgttcttcttttcgtgaggagaccagaccactgctgcatactccaaccttggccttatcattgtaactattattttcttcatcatctcttcatccaaatacacaaatgccatccttatgttcttcagcaaattcatagtttgtcccgttatcctgttgatgtgtttgtccggtgaaatgttctctgagatagtcactcccgaatctttttcttccattcctttgcaTATGATCTCACttccatcttataatcatattcacatatcttaccactcctaccaaactgtgtgtgtgtgtgtgtgtgtgtgtgtgtgtgtgtgtgtgtgtgtgtgtgtgtgtgtgaaaacacacacacacacacacacacatacacacacagaaggggaaatgagaagggtgtggggagggagtggcagaagggagagACATGTCAGGactttggtcaggatatgacctcactcacttctgcccctccctccacacacccttcccgtttccccttctgtgtatgtgtgtgtgtgtgtgcgtgtgtgtgtgtgtgtgtgtgtgtgtgtgtgtgtgtgtgcgtgcgagcgagcgagtgagcgcatga is part of the Eriocheir sinensis breed Jianghai 21 unplaced genomic scaffold, ASM2467909v1 Scaffold1071, whole genome shotgun sequence genome and encodes:
- the LOC126989143 gene encoding uncharacterized protein LOC126989143 yields the protein MASQDGRREDEEAGKAEAGAGEFTPSEMDFIAAMLASMREELDKRADERARRLDEIAREQAQRTEERACEQARRAEEQARHLAEIILCSFSSLKVETQPCTDRACDSVRSERLEEVQQTLEGEVQGLREEVVAERQQREVAGRTWRNGAQFWRGAPGRRSSWSLVASWWSQLLPQEVGEPTEPLPRVQPAPKSDPFTPPGGLHQPLPPLHLTWSALFPLRPLSLPTLREA